From Zingiber officinale cultivar Zhangliang chromosome 5B, Zo_v1.1, whole genome shotgun sequence, the proteins below share one genomic window:
- the LOC121987834 gene encoding transcription factor IBH1-like 1, whose product MDTDGKADAGLLERSRRIKTAAELGLARSSRGRHWSRALLLRRRLLISKEETTTTTRAAAEVEKLGVEDEPEEKMLQARVRTLQRLVPGGEEIMEAERLFEETADYIEALQEQVSAMRALACLLHGFQRTRGGS is encoded by the coding sequence ATGGATACCGATGGGAAAGCCGACGCCGGACTCCTCGAGCGGAGCCGTCGTATCAAGACGGCGGCCGAGTTGGGCCTCGCCCGCTCCTCTCGCGGCCGACACTGGAGCCGCGccctcctcctccgccgccgcctcTTGATCAGCAAAGAGGAAACTACGACGACTACGAGAGCGGCGGCGGAAGTGGAGAAGTTGGGGGTGGAAGATGAACCAGAGGAGAAGATGTTGCAGGCCCGGGTGAGGACCCTGCAGCGGCTGGTCCCCGGCGGCGAGGAGATCATGGAAGCGGAGCGGCTGTTCGAGGAGACGGCCGACTACATCGAGGCGCTGCAGGAGCAGGTGAGTGCAATGCGGGCGCTGGCGTGCTTGCTCCATGGATTCCAAAGGACGAGAGGAGGGAGTTAA
- the LOC121985786 gene encoding putative GPI-anchored protein pfl2 isoform X3, with the protein MSGAGSGGSRGNGPSLAITIPSGSRKLVHSLKEIVNCSEVEIYAMLCECDMDPDEAVNRLLSQDTFHEVKNKRDKKKETREFPETKSRTGNNISGRGARGSTDRGSRNTSSQSSSIEHGVGKGKVTYRKENGGNTVPVSPVLEYSTVPTNPPQTQTIASNLSSFGNTTQPASVAEGISMPMQSLSGFHNSWLGKQGQMSMADIVKMGRPQARPSIPAMETERSDLTKNATMSNVSNQGFKESSIEVFQTDSEEISESFQESDHVYEHGVDDMIVENWHISQDGWFEQPMESASTTPGISGVSAFYENTSDLSSSAMVNRPNYHIDSHLEGIHLEEKLNIKTLPAKCRSTSASSMHFMVGSSVDAPHLDEGTVGNTNSHLSQRHELDHCEDGRIEISSAAANLGQLSLQEETSPIEPNPAVIIPEHLRVTNSECTRLSFGSFVSGAFCGSLKLDPLKSNSEMLPVLNDAPRVDSPYVRNHDHHDVQLKTTLSENLASVSTSGPENLIMPLVSQAEIMRKDPLDDEHGLHYTHPSASNYESSTSMEPNTAAYAFSHGNAQMQSLSALSSLMQTSDLQNRILPASVPPIWEFDLPLSTLLTTQSMPMRYSTTISSDSGPSVSMPQALNPGVFSNHHSTLQSLPSTTMLASPAFQHLPLHHYSQPSLPIGQFSNMISPFHQTTLVPAANTKYPQLQYRSSLPLTSLPQAYTNSTSYGEFGNSSTLPGSFTLNHTSPSSSTIGFDEALRLHYKEGYTSSQQIENPAMRIQGAGSALPASNYYDYQSQNQIPGVHQNQLAMLGALGYQDMHHTQGGSSSQPNHREGNLNDSQSMQSQSTNHIWQRGY; encoded by the exons ATGAGCGGTGCCGGAAGCGGAGGCAGCAGGGGAAACGGCCCGTCGTTAGCGATCACGATTCCGTCCGGGTCGAGGAAGCTGGTGCATAGTCTCAAAGAGATCGTGAACTGCTCGGAGGTGGAGATCTACGCCATGCTCTGCGAGTGCGACATGGATCCTGATGAGGCTGTCAACCGACTCCTCTCGCAAG ATACTTTTCATGAAGTGAAGAATAAGCGCGATAAGAAAAAGGAG ACCAGAGAATTTCCAGAAACAAAGTCTCGAACAGGGAATAACATCTCTGGAAGAGGAGCTAGGGGGAGCACAGACCGTGGCAGTCGTAATACTTCTTCCCAATCTAGTTCTATTG AACATGGCGTTGGCAAGGGTAAAGTCACATACAGGAAAGAAAATGGTGGTAATACTGTTCCAGTGTCACCTGTTTTGGAATATTCCACAGTACCAACTAATCCTCCTCAAACACAAACAATCGCAAG CAATCTGTCTTCTTTTGGAAATACAACACAACCAGCAAGTGTTGCTGAAGGCATTTCTATGCCAATGCAATCCTTATCTGGCTTCCATAACAGCTGGTTAGGCAAGCAGGGACAGATGTCCATGGCTGATATTGTTAAAATGGGTAGACCTCAAGCTAGACCTAGCATACCCGCCATGGAAACTGAAAGGTCTGACTTGACAAAAAATGCAACGATGTCAAATGTATCAAACCAGGGGTTCAAGGAATCCTCAATTGAAGTCTTTCAAACAGATTCAGAAGAAATTTCAGAATCATTTCAGGAATCTGATCATGTTTATGAGCATGGAGTTGATGACATGATTGTTGAAAATTGGCATATCTCTCAAGATGGATGGTTTGAGCAACCTATGGAAAGTGCATCAACCACACCTGGAATATCTGGCGTCAGTGCTTTTTATGAAAACACTTCAGATTTGTCATCATCTGCAATGGTTAACAGACCTAACTACCATATAGATTCTCACTTGGAAGGCATTCATCTGGAGGAAAAACTTAATATTAAAACATTGCCAGCTAAATGCAGATCCACATCTGCCTCTAGCATGCACTTTATGGTGGGTTCTTCAGTAGATGCTCCGCATTTAGATGAGGGTACAGTGGGAAATACAAATTCCCACCTATCACAAAGGCATGAGCTAGATCATTGTGAAG ATGGCAGGATTGAAATTTCATCAGCTGCTGCAAATTTAGGCCAGCTAAGTTTGCAAGAGGAAACAAGTCCTATTGAACCCAATCCTGCAGTGATAATTCCTGAGCATTTAAGGGTTACAAATTCAGAATGCACACGTTTGAGCTTTGGCAGTTTTGTTTCCGGTGCATTTTGTGGATCTTTAAAGTTGGACCCACTAAAAAGCAACTCTGAAATGTTGCCTGTTTTGAATGATGCTCCAAGAGTTGATAGTCCTTATGTGAG AAATCATGACCACCATGATGTGCAACTCAAGACCACTCTGTCTGAGAACTTGGCTTCCGTATCTACATCTGGCCCAGAGAACCTTATCATGCCCTTAGTTTCACAAGCTGAAATAATGAGGAAAGACCCATTGGATGACGAACATGGACTTCACTACACCCATCCATCTGCTTCTAATTATGAATCTTCAACCTCTATGGAACCAAATACTGCAGCTTATGCTTTCTCACATGGAAATGCACAAATGCAAAGTCTTTCAGCTTTATCAAGTTTGATG CAGACAAGTGATCTACAAAATAGAATATTACCGGCGAGCGTTCCTCCTATTTGGGAGTTCGATCTTCCTTTGTCTACATTGTTGACCACCCAGTCAATGCCTATGAGGTATAGCACAACAATATCATCTGATAGTGGGCCAAGCGTGTCCATGCCTCAG GCTTTGAACCCAGGAGTGTTTTCAAATCATCATTCTACTCTGCAATCCTTGCCAAGCACCACTATGCTTGCAAGTCCTGCATTTCAACACCTTCCTCTCCACCATTACTCTCAGCCATCTCTTCCAATAGGCCAATTTTCCAATATGATAAG TCCGTTCCACCAAACAACTCTGGTTCCTGCTGCGAATACCAAATATCCACAGCTTCAATATAGAAGTAGCTTGCCTCTGACAAGCTTACCGCAGGCTTATACCAATTCCACTTCTTATGGAGAGTTTGGAAACTCGTCAACCCTTCCAGGGAGCTTCACCCTTAACCACACATCTCCATCTTCTTCAACAATTGGGTTTGATGAAGCTTTGAGATTGCATTACAAAGAAGGTTACACGTCCAGTCAGCAG ATTGAGAACCCTGCGATGCGGATTCAGGGTGCTGGTTCTGCTCTTCCAGCCAGCAACTACTATGATTATCAAAGTCAGAATCAGATCCCAGGAGTTCATCAAAATCAACTGGCCATGCTCGGAGCTTTGGGGTACCAAGACATGCACCATACACAGGGTGGCTCCTCAAGCCAACCTAACCATAGGGAAGGGAATTTGAATGACTCTCAGTCCATGCAATCACAGTCGACAAACCATATCTGGCAACGTGGTTACTAA
- the LOC121985786 gene encoding uncharacterized protein LOC121985786 isoform X1: MSGAGSGGSRGNGPSLAITIPSGSRKLVHSLKEIVNCSEVEIYAMLCECDMDPDEAVNRLLSQDTFHEVKNKRDKKKETREFPETKSRTGNNISGRGARGSTDRGSRNTSSQSSSIEHGVGKGKVTYRKENGGNTVPVSPVLEYSTVPTNPPQTQTIASNLSSFGNTTQPASVAEGISMPMQSLSGFHNSWLGKQGQMSMADIVKMGRPQARPSIPAMETERSDLTKNATMSNVSNQGFKESSIEVFQTDSEEISESFQESDHVYEHGVDDMIVENWHISQDGWFEQPMESASTTPGISGVSAFYENTSDLSSSAMVNRPNYHIDSHLEGIHLEEKLNIKTLPAKCRSTSASSMHFMVGSSVDAPHLDEGTVGNTNSHLSQRHELDHCEDGRIEISSAAANLGQLSLQEETSPIEPNPAVIIPEHLRVTNSECTRLSFGSFVSGAFCGSLKLDPLKSNSEMLPVLNDAPRVDSPYVRNHDHHDVQLKTTLSENLASVSTSGPENLIMPLVSQAEIMRKDPLDDEHGLHYTHPSASNYESSTSMEPNTAAYAFSHGNAQMQSLSALSSLMQTSDLQNRILPASVPPIWEFDLPLSTLLTTQSMPMRYSTTISSDSGPSVSMPQALNPGVFSNHHSTLQSLPSTTMLASPAFQHLPLHHYSQPSLPIGQFSNMIRYPFLPQNYYLPSYQQTYAANSPFHQTTLVPAANTKYPQLQYRSSLPLTSLPQAYTNSTSYGEFGNSSTLPGSFTLNHTSPSSSTIGFDEALRLHYKEGYTSSQQIENPAMRIQGAGSALPASNYYDYQSQNQIPGVHQNQLAMLGALGYQDMHHTQGGSSSQPNHREGNLNDSQSMQSQSTNHIWQRGY; the protein is encoded by the exons ATGAGCGGTGCCGGAAGCGGAGGCAGCAGGGGAAACGGCCCGTCGTTAGCGATCACGATTCCGTCCGGGTCGAGGAAGCTGGTGCATAGTCTCAAAGAGATCGTGAACTGCTCGGAGGTGGAGATCTACGCCATGCTCTGCGAGTGCGACATGGATCCTGATGAGGCTGTCAACCGACTCCTCTCGCAAG ATACTTTTCATGAAGTGAAGAATAAGCGCGATAAGAAAAAGGAG ACCAGAGAATTTCCAGAAACAAAGTCTCGAACAGGGAATAACATCTCTGGAAGAGGAGCTAGGGGGAGCACAGACCGTGGCAGTCGTAATACTTCTTCCCAATCTAGTTCTATTG AACATGGCGTTGGCAAGGGTAAAGTCACATACAGGAAAGAAAATGGTGGTAATACTGTTCCAGTGTCACCTGTTTTGGAATATTCCACAGTACCAACTAATCCTCCTCAAACACAAACAATCGCAAG CAATCTGTCTTCTTTTGGAAATACAACACAACCAGCAAGTGTTGCTGAAGGCATTTCTATGCCAATGCAATCCTTATCTGGCTTCCATAACAGCTGGTTAGGCAAGCAGGGACAGATGTCCATGGCTGATATTGTTAAAATGGGTAGACCTCAAGCTAGACCTAGCATACCCGCCATGGAAACTGAAAGGTCTGACTTGACAAAAAATGCAACGATGTCAAATGTATCAAACCAGGGGTTCAAGGAATCCTCAATTGAAGTCTTTCAAACAGATTCAGAAGAAATTTCAGAATCATTTCAGGAATCTGATCATGTTTATGAGCATGGAGTTGATGACATGATTGTTGAAAATTGGCATATCTCTCAAGATGGATGGTTTGAGCAACCTATGGAAAGTGCATCAACCACACCTGGAATATCTGGCGTCAGTGCTTTTTATGAAAACACTTCAGATTTGTCATCATCTGCAATGGTTAACAGACCTAACTACCATATAGATTCTCACTTGGAAGGCATTCATCTGGAGGAAAAACTTAATATTAAAACATTGCCAGCTAAATGCAGATCCACATCTGCCTCTAGCATGCACTTTATGGTGGGTTCTTCAGTAGATGCTCCGCATTTAGATGAGGGTACAGTGGGAAATACAAATTCCCACCTATCACAAAGGCATGAGCTAGATCATTGTGAAG ATGGCAGGATTGAAATTTCATCAGCTGCTGCAAATTTAGGCCAGCTAAGTTTGCAAGAGGAAACAAGTCCTATTGAACCCAATCCTGCAGTGATAATTCCTGAGCATTTAAGGGTTACAAATTCAGAATGCACACGTTTGAGCTTTGGCAGTTTTGTTTCCGGTGCATTTTGTGGATCTTTAAAGTTGGACCCACTAAAAAGCAACTCTGAAATGTTGCCTGTTTTGAATGATGCTCCAAGAGTTGATAGTCCTTATGTGAG AAATCATGACCACCATGATGTGCAACTCAAGACCACTCTGTCTGAGAACTTGGCTTCCGTATCTACATCTGGCCCAGAGAACCTTATCATGCCCTTAGTTTCACAAGCTGAAATAATGAGGAAAGACCCATTGGATGACGAACATGGACTTCACTACACCCATCCATCTGCTTCTAATTATGAATCTTCAACCTCTATGGAACCAAATACTGCAGCTTATGCTTTCTCACATGGAAATGCACAAATGCAAAGTCTTTCAGCTTTATCAAGTTTGATG CAGACAAGTGATCTACAAAATAGAATATTACCGGCGAGCGTTCCTCCTATTTGGGAGTTCGATCTTCCTTTGTCTACATTGTTGACCACCCAGTCAATGCCTATGAGGTATAGCACAACAATATCATCTGATAGTGGGCCAAGCGTGTCCATGCCTCAG GCTTTGAACCCAGGAGTGTTTTCAAATCATCATTCTACTCTGCAATCCTTGCCAAGCACCACTATGCTTGCAAGTCCTGCATTTCAACACCTTCCTCTCCACCATTACTCTCAGCCATCTCTTCCAATAGGCCAATTTTCCAATATGATAAGGTACCCTTTCCTTCCCCAAAACTATTACCTGCCTTCTTACCAACAAACATATGCTGCAAACAGTCCGTTCCACCAAACAACTCTGGTTCCTGCTGCGAATACCAAATATCCACAGCTTCAATATAGAAGTAGCTTGCCTCTGACAAGCTTACCGCAGGCTTATACCAATTCCACTTCTTATGGAGAGTTTGGAAACTCGTCAACCCTTCCAGGGAGCTTCACCCTTAACCACACATCTCCATCTTCTTCAACAATTGGGTTTGATGAAGCTTTGAGATTGCATTACAAAGAAGGTTACACGTCCAGTCAGCAG ATTGAGAACCCTGCGATGCGGATTCAGGGTGCTGGTTCTGCTCTTCCAGCCAGCAACTACTATGATTATCAAAGTCAGAATCAGATCCCAGGAGTTCATCAAAATCAACTGGCCATGCTCGGAGCTTTGGGGTACCAAGACATGCACCATACACAGGGTGGCTCCTCAAGCCAACCTAACCATAGGGAAGGGAATTTGAATGACTCTCAGTCCATGCAATCACAGTCGACAAACCATATCTGGCAACGTGGTTACTAA
- the LOC121985786 gene encoding uncharacterized protein LOC121985786 isoform X2 — MSGAGSGGSRGNGPSLAITIPSGSRKLVHSLKEIVNCSEVEIYAMLCECDMDPDEAVNRLLSQDTFHEVKNKRDKKKETREFPETKSRTGNNISGRGARGSTDRGSRNTSSQSSSIEHGVGKGKVTYRKENGGNTVPVSPVLEYSTVPTNPPQTQTIASNLSSFGNTTQPASVAEGISMPMQSLSGFHNSWLGKQGQMSMADIVKMGRPQARPSIPAMETERSDLTKNATMSNVSNQGFKESSIEVFQTDSEEISESFQESDHVYEHGVDDMIVENWHISQDGWFEQPMESASTTPGISGVSAFYENTSDLSSSAMVNRPNYHIDSHLEGIHLEEKLNIKTLPAKCRSTSASSMHFMVGSSVDAPHLDEGTVGNTNSHLSQRHELDHCEDGRIEISSAAANLGQLSLQEETSPIEPNPAVIIPEHLRVTNSECTRLSFGSFVSGAFCGSLKLDPLKSNSEMLPVLNDAPRVDSPYVRNHDHHDVQLKTTLSENLASVSTSGPENLIMPLVSQAEIMRKDPLDDEHGLHYTHPSASNYESSTSMEPNTAAYAFSHGNAQMQSLSALSSLMTSDLQNRILPASVPPIWEFDLPLSTLLTTQSMPMRYSTTISSDSGPSVSMPQALNPGVFSNHHSTLQSLPSTTMLASPAFQHLPLHHYSQPSLPIGQFSNMIRYPFLPQNYYLPSYQQTYAANSPFHQTTLVPAANTKYPQLQYRSSLPLTSLPQAYTNSTSYGEFGNSSTLPGSFTLNHTSPSSSTIGFDEALRLHYKEGYTSSQQIENPAMRIQGAGSALPASNYYDYQSQNQIPGVHQNQLAMLGALGYQDMHHTQGGSSSQPNHREGNLNDSQSMQSQSTNHIWQRGY, encoded by the exons ATGAGCGGTGCCGGAAGCGGAGGCAGCAGGGGAAACGGCCCGTCGTTAGCGATCACGATTCCGTCCGGGTCGAGGAAGCTGGTGCATAGTCTCAAAGAGATCGTGAACTGCTCGGAGGTGGAGATCTACGCCATGCTCTGCGAGTGCGACATGGATCCTGATGAGGCTGTCAACCGACTCCTCTCGCAAG ATACTTTTCATGAAGTGAAGAATAAGCGCGATAAGAAAAAGGAG ACCAGAGAATTTCCAGAAACAAAGTCTCGAACAGGGAATAACATCTCTGGAAGAGGAGCTAGGGGGAGCACAGACCGTGGCAGTCGTAATACTTCTTCCCAATCTAGTTCTATTG AACATGGCGTTGGCAAGGGTAAAGTCACATACAGGAAAGAAAATGGTGGTAATACTGTTCCAGTGTCACCTGTTTTGGAATATTCCACAGTACCAACTAATCCTCCTCAAACACAAACAATCGCAAG CAATCTGTCTTCTTTTGGAAATACAACACAACCAGCAAGTGTTGCTGAAGGCATTTCTATGCCAATGCAATCCTTATCTGGCTTCCATAACAGCTGGTTAGGCAAGCAGGGACAGATGTCCATGGCTGATATTGTTAAAATGGGTAGACCTCAAGCTAGACCTAGCATACCCGCCATGGAAACTGAAAGGTCTGACTTGACAAAAAATGCAACGATGTCAAATGTATCAAACCAGGGGTTCAAGGAATCCTCAATTGAAGTCTTTCAAACAGATTCAGAAGAAATTTCAGAATCATTTCAGGAATCTGATCATGTTTATGAGCATGGAGTTGATGACATGATTGTTGAAAATTGGCATATCTCTCAAGATGGATGGTTTGAGCAACCTATGGAAAGTGCATCAACCACACCTGGAATATCTGGCGTCAGTGCTTTTTATGAAAACACTTCAGATTTGTCATCATCTGCAATGGTTAACAGACCTAACTACCATATAGATTCTCACTTGGAAGGCATTCATCTGGAGGAAAAACTTAATATTAAAACATTGCCAGCTAAATGCAGATCCACATCTGCCTCTAGCATGCACTTTATGGTGGGTTCTTCAGTAGATGCTCCGCATTTAGATGAGGGTACAGTGGGAAATACAAATTCCCACCTATCACAAAGGCATGAGCTAGATCATTGTGAAG ATGGCAGGATTGAAATTTCATCAGCTGCTGCAAATTTAGGCCAGCTAAGTTTGCAAGAGGAAACAAGTCCTATTGAACCCAATCCTGCAGTGATAATTCCTGAGCATTTAAGGGTTACAAATTCAGAATGCACACGTTTGAGCTTTGGCAGTTTTGTTTCCGGTGCATTTTGTGGATCTTTAAAGTTGGACCCACTAAAAAGCAACTCTGAAATGTTGCCTGTTTTGAATGATGCTCCAAGAGTTGATAGTCCTTATGTGAG AAATCATGACCACCATGATGTGCAACTCAAGACCACTCTGTCTGAGAACTTGGCTTCCGTATCTACATCTGGCCCAGAGAACCTTATCATGCCCTTAGTTTCACAAGCTGAAATAATGAGGAAAGACCCATTGGATGACGAACATGGACTTCACTACACCCATCCATCTGCTTCTAATTATGAATCTTCAACCTCTATGGAACCAAATACTGCAGCTTATGCTTTCTCACATGGAAATGCACAAATGCAAAGTCTTTCAGCTTTATCAAGTTTGATG ACAAGTGATCTACAAAATAGAATATTACCGGCGAGCGTTCCTCCTATTTGGGAGTTCGATCTTCCTTTGTCTACATTGTTGACCACCCAGTCAATGCCTATGAGGTATAGCACAACAATATCATCTGATAGTGGGCCAAGCGTGTCCATGCCTCAG GCTTTGAACCCAGGAGTGTTTTCAAATCATCATTCTACTCTGCAATCCTTGCCAAGCACCACTATGCTTGCAAGTCCTGCATTTCAACACCTTCCTCTCCACCATTACTCTCAGCCATCTCTTCCAATAGGCCAATTTTCCAATATGATAAGGTACCCTTTCCTTCCCCAAAACTATTACCTGCCTTCTTACCAACAAACATATGCTGCAAACAGTCCGTTCCACCAAACAACTCTGGTTCCTGCTGCGAATACCAAATATCCACAGCTTCAATATAGAAGTAGCTTGCCTCTGACAAGCTTACCGCAGGCTTATACCAATTCCACTTCTTATGGAGAGTTTGGAAACTCGTCAACCCTTCCAGGGAGCTTCACCCTTAACCACACATCTCCATCTTCTTCAACAATTGGGTTTGATGAAGCTTTGAGATTGCATTACAAAGAAGGTTACACGTCCAGTCAGCAG ATTGAGAACCCTGCGATGCGGATTCAGGGTGCTGGTTCTGCTCTTCCAGCCAGCAACTACTATGATTATCAAAGTCAGAATCAGATCCCAGGAGTTCATCAAAATCAACTGGCCATGCTCGGAGCTTTGGGGTACCAAGACATGCACCATACACAGGGTGGCTCCTCAAGCCAACCTAACCATAGGGAAGGGAATTTGAATGACTCTCAGTCCATGCAATCACAGTCGACAAACCATATCTGGCAACGTGGTTACTAA
- the LOC121985786 gene encoding uncharacterized protein LOC121985786 isoform X4 — protein sequence MRLSTDSSRKTREFPETKSRTGNNISGRGARGSTDRGSRNTSSQSSSIEHGVGKGKVTYRKENGGNTVPVSPVLEYSTVPTNPPQTQTIASNLSSFGNTTQPASVAEGISMPMQSLSGFHNSWLGKQGQMSMADIVKMGRPQARPSIPAMETERSDLTKNATMSNVSNQGFKESSIEVFQTDSEEISESFQESDHVYEHGVDDMIVENWHISQDGWFEQPMESASTTPGISGVSAFYENTSDLSSSAMVNRPNYHIDSHLEGIHLEEKLNIKTLPAKCRSTSASSMHFMVGSSVDAPHLDEGTVGNTNSHLSQRHELDHCEDGRIEISSAAANLGQLSLQEETSPIEPNPAVIIPEHLRVTNSECTRLSFGSFVSGAFCGSLKLDPLKSNSEMLPVLNDAPRVDSPYVRNHDHHDVQLKTTLSENLASVSTSGPENLIMPLVSQAEIMRKDPLDDEHGLHYTHPSASNYESSTSMEPNTAAYAFSHGNAQMQSLSALSSLMQTSDLQNRILPASVPPIWEFDLPLSTLLTTQSMPMRYSTTISSDSGPSVSMPQALNPGVFSNHHSTLQSLPSTTMLASPAFQHLPLHHYSQPSLPIGQFSNMIRYPFLPQNYYLPSYQQTYAANSPFHQTTLVPAANTKYPQLQYRSSLPLTSLPQAYTNSTSYGEFGNSSTLPGSFTLNHTSPSSSTIGFDEALRLHYKEGYTSSQQIENPAMRIQGAGSALPASNYYDYQSQNQIPGVHQNQLAMLGALGYQDMHHTQGGSSSQPNHREGNLNDSQSMQSQSTNHIWQRGY from the exons ATGAGGCTGTCAACCGACTCCTCTCGCAAG ACCAGAGAATTTCCAGAAACAAAGTCTCGAACAGGGAATAACATCTCTGGAAGAGGAGCTAGGGGGAGCACAGACCGTGGCAGTCGTAATACTTCTTCCCAATCTAGTTCTATTG AACATGGCGTTGGCAAGGGTAAAGTCACATACAGGAAAGAAAATGGTGGTAATACTGTTCCAGTGTCACCTGTTTTGGAATATTCCACAGTACCAACTAATCCTCCTCAAACACAAACAATCGCAAG CAATCTGTCTTCTTTTGGAAATACAACACAACCAGCAAGTGTTGCTGAAGGCATTTCTATGCCAATGCAATCCTTATCTGGCTTCCATAACAGCTGGTTAGGCAAGCAGGGACAGATGTCCATGGCTGATATTGTTAAAATGGGTAGACCTCAAGCTAGACCTAGCATACCCGCCATGGAAACTGAAAGGTCTGACTTGACAAAAAATGCAACGATGTCAAATGTATCAAACCAGGGGTTCAAGGAATCCTCAATTGAAGTCTTTCAAACAGATTCAGAAGAAATTTCAGAATCATTTCAGGAATCTGATCATGTTTATGAGCATGGAGTTGATGACATGATTGTTGAAAATTGGCATATCTCTCAAGATGGATGGTTTGAGCAACCTATGGAAAGTGCATCAACCACACCTGGAATATCTGGCGTCAGTGCTTTTTATGAAAACACTTCAGATTTGTCATCATCTGCAATGGTTAACAGACCTAACTACCATATAGATTCTCACTTGGAAGGCATTCATCTGGAGGAAAAACTTAATATTAAAACATTGCCAGCTAAATGCAGATCCACATCTGCCTCTAGCATGCACTTTATGGTGGGTTCTTCAGTAGATGCTCCGCATTTAGATGAGGGTACAGTGGGAAATACAAATTCCCACCTATCACAAAGGCATGAGCTAGATCATTGTGAAG ATGGCAGGATTGAAATTTCATCAGCTGCTGCAAATTTAGGCCAGCTAAGTTTGCAAGAGGAAACAAGTCCTATTGAACCCAATCCTGCAGTGATAATTCCTGAGCATTTAAGGGTTACAAATTCAGAATGCACACGTTTGAGCTTTGGCAGTTTTGTTTCCGGTGCATTTTGTGGATCTTTAAAGTTGGACCCACTAAAAAGCAACTCTGAAATGTTGCCTGTTTTGAATGATGCTCCAAGAGTTGATAGTCCTTATGTGAG AAATCATGACCACCATGATGTGCAACTCAAGACCACTCTGTCTGAGAACTTGGCTTCCGTATCTACATCTGGCCCAGAGAACCTTATCATGCCCTTAGTTTCACAAGCTGAAATAATGAGGAAAGACCCATTGGATGACGAACATGGACTTCACTACACCCATCCATCTGCTTCTAATTATGAATCTTCAACCTCTATGGAACCAAATACTGCAGCTTATGCTTTCTCACATGGAAATGCACAAATGCAAAGTCTTTCAGCTTTATCAAGTTTGATG CAGACAAGTGATCTACAAAATAGAATATTACCGGCGAGCGTTCCTCCTATTTGGGAGTTCGATCTTCCTTTGTCTACATTGTTGACCACCCAGTCAATGCCTATGAGGTATAGCACAACAATATCATCTGATAGTGGGCCAAGCGTGTCCATGCCTCAG GCTTTGAACCCAGGAGTGTTTTCAAATCATCATTCTACTCTGCAATCCTTGCCAAGCACCACTATGCTTGCAAGTCCTGCATTTCAACACCTTCCTCTCCACCATTACTCTCAGCCATCTCTTCCAATAGGCCAATTTTCCAATATGATAAGGTACCCTTTCCTTCCCCAAAACTATTACCTGCCTTCTTACCAACAAACATATGCTGCAAACAGTCCGTTCCACCAAACAACTCTGGTTCCTGCTGCGAATACCAAATATCCACAGCTTCAATATAGAAGTAGCTTGCCTCTGACAAGCTTACCGCAGGCTTATACCAATTCCACTTCTTATGGAGAGTTTGGAAACTCGTCAACCCTTCCAGGGAGCTTCACCCTTAACCACACATCTCCATCTTCTTCAACAATTGGGTTTGATGAAGCTTTGAGATTGCATTACAAAGAAGGTTACACGTCCAGTCAGCAG ATTGAGAACCCTGCGATGCGGATTCAGGGTGCTGGTTCTGCTCTTCCAGCCAGCAACTACTATGATTATCAAAGTCAGAATCAGATCCCAGGAGTTCATCAAAATCAACTGGCCATGCTCGGAGCTTTGGGGTACCAAGACATGCACCATACACAGGGTGGCTCCTCAAGCCAACCTAACCATAGGGAAGGGAATTTGAATGACTCTCAGTCCATGCAATCACAGTCGACAAACCATATCTGGCAACGTGGTTACTAA